A segment of the Deltaproteobacteria bacterium genome:
AAAGAAATCGAAGAACGACTGGAATAGTAAGAGTCGTTTCGGGTTCCGTGTTGTCCGGATAACCCGAAACTCGAAACTCTTAAACCGAAAAACCTGGGATATGAGTGCTAAAGATCATCGATCTAAGAAGTGACACGGTCACCAAACCGTCACCCGCCATGCGCAAGGCGATGGCTGCGGCGGAGGTGGGCGACGACGTCTACCTCGAAGATCCGACGGTGAACCGGCTCCAGGCGCGTGCCGCGGAGATTTTTGAGCGCGAAGCAGGTTTGTTTGTGCCCTCGGGCTCCATGGGCAATCTCACCTGTATCATGGCGCAGACCGAGCGCGGTCAGGAAGTGGTCTGCGAAGCGATGGGGCACATTTACAATTACGAGATGGCCTCCCTGTGCGCGCTGGCCGGCGTCCTGCCGCGCGTGATTCCCACGGAAGAAGGCATTATGACCTGGGAGCAGATCGCGCCGGCGATTCGTGAAAAAGCTTACACACGGCCGCAGACGGCGCTGATCGCCCTGGAAAACACCCACAACATGGCCGGCGGCACGGTTTATCCGGCGCGCTTATGCCAAAGAATTTGTGATAACGCCCATCAAGCCGGGCTTAAAGTGCATCTCGACGGCGCGCGCATTTTTAACGCCGCCGTATTCCACGGCAAGGGCGTCGCTGAGATGGCGCGCGGCTTCGACTCGATTCAGTTTTGCTTCAGCAAAGGCCTCGGCGCTCCGGTGGGCTCGATGATCGTCGGCAGCAAAGATCTGATCGAGCGCTGCCGTATTATTCGCAAAATGCTCGGCGGCGGCATGCGCCAGGCCGGCGTGCTGGCGGCGGCCGCGCTGGTTGCGCTGGAAGAAGGGCCTAAGCGGCTCCATGTCGATCACGAGAACGCCAAGCTGCTTGCCCAAGGGCTCGCGAACACCCCGCGCCTGCGCCTCCAAGCGGAGAAAGTGCAGACCAATATCGTCATGTTCGATGTCAGTGAAAGCGGACTCACTTCGGCGGAGTTTCTCAGGCGGCTGGCTGAACGCAACGTGCTCGGCGGGCCGGTGGACGCACGTAAAGTGCGTATGGTCACACATCTCGACGTGGCCCACTCCGACATCGAGACCTCCTTGGCAGCCATCGCCGCGGTGGTGCGCTGAAGGCCTCCGTCAACGGCCGCTTTTCACCCCGACCACCCGATCGTGGATCAAGGCCAGCGATCGCGTGACGTTCACTAGTGAATCACTGAATTTTTGCGTCGCTGCCAAAGGTAGTTGCGCTTCGAGCCCGGCGAGCTCGATTTCCATGCTCAGGCGCTGCAAGCGGTTGTTGATCTCGTGAAACAGCGCCCGCAGGCTTTCATCGTGGGCTTGGGGCGTGATTTCCTGGACGGGCACCGTTTGTTCAGCAGCCTTCTTTAGGTCGGTGATGTCGGTGTAAGCGCTCATGGATGTCCACAGCGGATGGTGGGCTTTGATCGGCATCATGATCTCGCGCAGCCAGACGGGGTCGGCAACATTCTTGGGGAAAAAGCGGTAGTCGCAAATCACGGTTTGAGTGCCGGCGTTAAAACGCCGCAGCTGGGTGTACCAGCCAAGCAAATCATTGTCGTAAACCTGTTGCAGCCAGAGGTTTGGCTGGGTTTGAAAATCCTCCTGACAGAATCCAAGTAACTTCAAGGCAGCTGCATTGAACAGGCAACTCCGTCTGGACGCGTCCCAGAGGGCGAGAGGCATGGGATATGCTTCCAGATTTGCGACGGGATGGTCGTTAGTGGGCTGGCCTGCTTGATTCTTATTAAAGCGCTTGTTGGCGGAACTCATATCAGTCGCCATTCGCAATCGCTAATGAGGTTAGAGAACTACCCCAAAGGAGTCAAGAAAAGATCGCTGATTTATGAATGCAACTTGTGAAATTGTAAAAAGAATTTACATTTGTGACTAGCGATAGCACCGGCTCTAGCGTGCCCTGGGATGATTTACGCTGCCCTCGGTCTTTCGGCGTAGTTTCATCCCCCGCTGGTCACGAAGAGTCGCAATTGACATAGCTATTTTGCTTTGCTTGGTTTAATATGATTGTGTAAACATTTGGAGCGAGGAGAGAGTTCATGAAAAAATTTGGTAGGCACGGCGGATCGATTACCATTTTGCTGCTAGGTGTTGCCCTCGGCGTCTTCCTTGCAGGCCGATGGGTTCCAAATGTTGCCGCGGTTTCCCGCCAGGATTACGAGAGCCTTGACGCCTTCACCAATATTCTTTCGATCGTCAAGAAGAACTACGTCGAAGAAGTCGAGACAAAAAACCTGGTTAATGGCGCGATCAACGGCATGTTGACCTCGTTGGATCCGCATAGCGCCTACCTTACACCAGAGCTCTACAAAGATTTGCAACAAGACACGCAAGGGCGCTTTGGCGGCCTTGGTATTGAGATTGCGGTCAAGTCGGGGGTGCTCACGGTTGTTTCTCCCATCGAAGATACGCCCGCTTTCAAAGCCGGGATTAAACCAGGCGACATGATTTTCAAGATCGAGGACGAGTTTACCAAGGACATGAGCCTGGTTGACGCGGTGAAGAAAATGCGCGGCCCTAGAGGCACCAAGATCAATCTGTCGATCAAGCGCGAAGGCATTGCCGAGCTGATCGATTTTCAGCTGGTCCGCGATACGATTCGAGTGCAGAGCGTGCGCAGCCGCGTGCTCGACTCGGGTTACGGCTACATACGCCTGGCGCAGTTTCAAGAACGGGCTGATCGTGACGCGCTTCTGGCACTGGAAAAATTGTCGGCTGAGAAGGGCGGCTTGAAAGGGCTGGTGCTCGACCTGCGCAACAATCCCGGCGGGCTATTGACCCAAGCGGTACGTGTGTCGGACATCTTTCTCGAGTCGGGTTTGATCGTTTATACCGAAGGCCGCATCGAGTCGCAGAAGCAAAAATTTTATGCCCAAAAAGACAATTCATGGATGGATTTTCCCGTCGTCGTTCTAGTCAACGGCGGTAGCGCCAGCGCCTCGGAAATCGTCGCCGGTGCCCTGCAAGATCAAAAGCGCGCGGTGGTGTTGGGCACCAAGACCTTTGGCAAGGGTTCGGTGCAAACCATCCTGCCGCTCGACGATAGTTCGGCCCTGCGGCTGACGACGGCGCGCTACTTTACGCCTGCCGGGCGGTCCATTCAGGCGACTGGCATTGTCCCGGACATCATCGTCGAAGCTGCCGCTACCCAAGACGGCAAACCGGTCGAGCGCCGCCCCGGCGTGCGCGAAGAAAATTTGCCGGGCCACTTGCAGAACCCGAACGGTGGCAACCAAACCCAAGAACAGATCGACAAGGAAAAAGAGAAGATGGTGCCAACCACAGCGCCGACGGGTGACGAGACCATCGACAACGATCAGCAGCTCAAGCGCGCGCTGGACCTGCTCAAGAGCTGGGACGTCTTCAAACAGATGGTCCAAAAGAAGGCTTAGCGAACCTCAACGAAATGTTCGCCGTGTGACTTCACTAGCCCTCCTTTCGGAGGGCTAGTTTTTTTGGGGCTATGCCGACAACCAAAACATCAGTCCGACGCGCTCCCCAAACGATGGAGCTGCCGTTGTTTGCGGCGACAGAGCAGCGCAAGTTTCTTACGATTGCTGAGCTGAACGAGCTCATCAAGGGCACCCTCGAAAAGCGGCTAGATGCCGTTTGGGTCGTCGGCGAAGTTTCCAATTTCCGCGTGCCACCTTCCGGCCATCTTTATTTCACGCTCAAAGACGACAAAAGCCAAATCAACGCGGTCATGTTTCGCCGCCAAGGGCTTGGCCTTAAGTTTACACCGGAAAACGGCATGGAGGTCCTGTGCTTTGGGCGGGTGAGCCTCTACACAGCCCGTGGTGATCTGCAGATTTATGTCGAAGACATGGAGCCGCGCGGCCAAGGTGCGCTGTTTCTTGCCTTCGAACAGCTCAAGAAAAAGCTCGCCGCCGAAGGGCTCTTCGACGAAGAGCGCAAGCGCAAGCTGCCGTTCTTGCCGGCCTCGATTGGCATTGTCACTTCGGACAAGGGGGCGGCGCTGCATGATATGCTGCGCATTCTGCGCGATCGTTTTCCCGACCGTCGTGTCGTGATCCGACCCGTTAAAGTACAGGGCGATGGCGCTGCCGCTGAGATCGCCCAAGGTATCGCGGAGCTGGCCCGCTCCGGTGAGGTGGACGTGATGATTGTCGGCCGCGGCGGCGGATCGCTGGAGGATTTATGGGCATTTAACGAGGAAGTGGTTGCCCGCGCTATTGCCGCGTCGCCCGTGCCTGTGGTCTCGGCAGTGGGCCACGAAGTCGATTTCACCATCGCCGACTTCGTCGCCGACTGGCGCGCACCGACACCAACCGCGGCGGCGCAAATGGTTGTGCCGCGGCAGATCGACTTGGCCGAGCAAGTGCGCCTATTGGCCGAACAACTCAAGCGCGCTGTCGACCAGAAGCTGGCTTCTCGCCGACAGGTCTTGGCTGGGCTCGCTAAACGGCTAGCAGACCCAACCCGCGACCTACGCGAAAAACAGCAGCGGGTGGACGAGCTGTCGGTGGACTTGCTGCGCCGTTTGCAAGCTCGGCTGCGCCAACGGCGCGATCAGTTGGGCCAGGCGGCCGGGCGCCTGCATGCGCTCAGCCCGCTGGCGGTTCTCGACCGCGGTTACAGTATCGCCCACAAGCTGCCGGAAGAAACCATCGTCAAAGATGCAGTGAGCCTGCAGACCGGCGACCTTGTGCGCGTCACGTTGGCGCGCGGCAGAGCGATTTGTCGGGTGCAAGGAAAAGAGTAGGGCATGGCGATCGTGCTGCGATATGTCTTCGTTCTGTTTCTGCTTGTGACTACTCACGCATTCGCGGCCGAGGCCGCGAAAGTATCTTGGCCGAGCGCCCTGGAAGTTTTGCAGGGGCAGATTGCCGAGCTAAAAGTCACCGGGGAAAATCTCGTTAAGGTCGAAGGGCGCAAGGGCAAAGAGGTGCTGTACTTTGCGTCCAACGGCAGCGGCGTGCACACGGCACTCCTTGGCGTCGACGTCGAAGCCAAACCGGCGCAGCTGAAGCTGTCGCTAAAAGCTTTCGATGATACCGGCTTGCAGCTGCACGCGGAGATACCGCTGACGATCAAAGCCAATGCCTATCACAAGGAATCTTTCAATGTGCCGCCGAGCTTCGATCAGATGACGCCGGAAACCCTCGCCGAGATACGCCGCGAGCAGGCGGCGTTCGCCAAAGCGTTTGCGACCACGGCTCAGGAACGGTTTTGGGAGACGCCCTTTGCTCGCCCGGTGCCGCAGGAGGCCTCGGCCTCGTCCTTTGGCGCGCGCCGGGTGATCAACGGCGTGCCGCGGCCGCCCCACACCGGCACCGATCTTTCGTCGCCCACGGGCACCGAAGTGGTTGCCAGTAATCATGGTCGGGTTGTGCTGGTGGGCCATTTCTTTTTTGCCGGCGGCAGCGTCGTGATTGACCATGGCGGCGGTCTCTATTCGATGTATTTTCACCTGAGCGAATTCAGAGTCGACGAAGGCGCCATGGTGCGCCGCGGCGACGTGGTCGCGCTTTCAGGCGGCACGGGCCGCGTTACTGGGCCGCATTTGCATTGGGGGATACGGCTCAACAACACGCGGGTCGACCCGCTCGACTTATTGCGCAAATTCGGCGCGCCGCCGAGTAACCCGGCGGCCTCAACCAAGGCGGACAAGTAGCATGGCAACGAAAAACTCCGGCGGCCAAAGTTTCGAAGCGGCACTGGAAAATTTGGAGCAGCTCGTCGAACAACTAGAATCTGGTGATCTGCCGCTGGAGGATTCGTTGGCGGCTTTCGAAAAGGGCGTAGCGCTGGTCAAGTACTGCAATCAAAAACTCGGCGAAGTGGAAAAGAAGATCGAGCTGCTGACCAAAGATAAAGACGGCAAGCTACAAATCACTGCGCTGACGCCGGCAATGGCAACCGACATCGATGAGGACTGAGCCTCACTACGCTGGGAAAGCAAAGTCCTCCATCACGCTATTCTCCACTCCCTGACGGACCAATTCCGACACATCGAAGTGTGTTTCAGCTTCGGCGACCTCGTCGAAGCGCGCCTTAGTCGCCGGGTGTTTCGGCACAAATAGCTGGCAACAATCCTGATCCGGCACCGATGAGATGTCATAGGTGCCGATGCGGCACGCCTGGTCGATGATTTCCTGCTTGTCCATGCCGACCAACGGCCGCAAAATCGGCAGCTGCGCCGCCTGCTGAATCACCGCCATATTTTCCAAAGTCTGCGAGGCCACTTGACCCAAGCTTTCGCCGGTGACAATCGCTTTGGCTTTTTCGCTGCGCGCAATCGCTTCGCCAATGCGCAGCATCATGCGCCGGTAGAGCACGACGCGCAGAGGGCGTACCACCGCGGTGACGATCTGCCGTTGAATTTCACCGAACGGAACCAAGTAGAGGCGCGATTGAAACTGGTGGCGCGTCAGCTTGGCCACCAACTCGCGGACTTTCTCCTGGGAGGTCTTGTCCTGATAGGGCGCGCTGTGAAAGTGCACGAAGAGAACCCGGCAGCCGCGTTGCATCATGCGATAGGCCGCCACGGGGGAATCGAAACCGCCCGAGATCAGCGAGACAACCCGGCCGCTGGCTCCCACCGGCAATCCGCCCGCAGCCGGCAACTTGTTGAAGCCAAAAAAGGCATCCTTCGGCAAGACTTCGACGAACACGGTGAACTCAGCGTTTTCCAAGTCGACGCGAGCGCCGGATTTTGCTTTGATGGCACCGCCCAAATGACGGTTGATCTCCGGCGATTTAAGCGGAAAGGTTTTGTCGCCGCGCTGGGTATCGACACGAAACGAGGCAAACTGATGAGCGTCCAGCGCAGCGATAATACGGCTGCGCAACACGTCGATATCTCGCTCGGTCCGTTCAACCAGGGAAAAATTGGCGACGCCAAAAACGCTGGCTATGCGGCGCACCAGTTCCTCGGTGTCGACCTGATTTCTAAACGTCAGCAGCAGCCGCGCTGGCAGGCTGCGGATTTCTTTCGTGCCCAAGTCTTTGACGGAAGCGAGGAGATTGCGTTTGAGCAATTCGGTGAAATATTGCCGGTTGCCTTTCTTGAGCGCGATCTCGTGGTAGCGAATCAGCACCGAATCCATCGCTAATCGATAACAAATAAATCCTGCTTTTGCATGTTGCGACCCTGTGCTAGGATCGCGTAGTTACTTGAATAGGAGCAGTTTATGAGCAATTTCAAAAAACTAACAGACGCGATGCAGTTTGCCTCGGACAAGATGAAGAAAAACGGCGTCTTCGAAACCGACCGGTTTTTTTGCGACACCTATTGCTTCGAGCCCGGGCAGGAGCAGAGGCCACACACGCATGAAAAGGAAGATAAAGTTTACTACGTGCTCGAAGGCA
Coding sequences within it:
- the xseA gene encoding exodeoxyribonuclease VII large subunit yields the protein MPLFAATEQRKFLTIAELNELIKGTLEKRLDAVWVVGEVSNFRVPPSGHLYFTLKDDKSQINAVMFRRQGLGLKFTPENGMEVLCFGRVSLYTARGDLQIYVEDMEPRGQGALFLAFEQLKKKLAAEGLFDEERKRKLPFLPASIGIVTSDKGAALHDMLRILRDRFPDRRVVIRPVKVQGDGAAAEIAQGIAELARSGEVDVMIVGRGGGSLEDLWAFNEEVVARAIAASPVPVVSAVGHEVDFTIADFVADWRAPTPTAAAQMVVPRQIDLAEQVRLLAEQLKRAVDQKLASRRQVLAGLAKRLADPTRDLREKQQRVDELSVDLLRRLQARLRQRRDQLGQAAGRLHALSPLAVLDRGYSIAHKLPEETIVKDAVSLQTGDLVRVTLARGRAICRVQGKE
- a CDS encoding M23 family metallopeptidase; the encoded protein is MAIVLRYVFVLFLLVTTHAFAAEAAKVSWPSALEVLQGQIAELKVTGENLVKVEGRKGKEVLYFASNGSGVHTALLGVDVEAKPAQLKLSLKAFDDTGLQLHAEIPLTIKANAYHKESFNVPPSFDQMTPETLAEIRREQAAFAKAFATTAQERFWETPFARPVPQEASASSFGARRVINGVPRPPHTGTDLSSPTGTEVVASNHGRVVLVGHFFFAGGSVVIDHGGGLYSMYFHLSEFRVDEGAMVRRGDVVALSGGTGRVTGPHLHWGIRLNNTRVDPLDLLRKFGAPPSNPAASTKADK
- a CDS encoding S41 family peptidase, which codes for MKKFGRHGGSITILLLGVALGVFLAGRWVPNVAAVSRQDYESLDAFTNILSIVKKNYVEEVETKNLVNGAINGMLTSLDPHSAYLTPELYKDLQQDTQGRFGGLGIEIAVKSGVLTVVSPIEDTPAFKAGIKPGDMIFKIEDEFTKDMSLVDAVKKMRGPRGTKINLSIKREGIAELIDFQLVRDTIRVQSVRSRVLDSGYGYIRLAQFQERADRDALLALEKLSAEKGGLKGLVLDLRNNPGGLLTQAVRVSDIFLESGLIVYTEGRIESQKQKFYAQKDNSWMDFPVVVLVNGGSASASEIVAGALQDQKRAVVLGTKTFGKGSVQTILPLDDSSALRLTTARYFTPAGRSIQATGIVPDIIVEAAATQDGKPVERRPGVREENLPGHLQNPNGGNQTQEQIDKEKEKMVPTTAPTGDETIDNDQQLKRALDLLKSWDVFKQMVQKKA
- the thiI gene encoding tRNA 4-thiouridine(8) synthase ThiI, with protein sequence MDSVLIRYHEIALKKGNRQYFTELLKRNLLASVKDLGTKEIRSLPARLLLTFRNQVDTEELVRRIASVFGVANFSLVERTERDIDVLRSRIIAALDAHQFASFRVDTQRGDKTFPLKSPEINRHLGGAIKAKSGARVDLENAEFTVFVEVLPKDAFFGFNKLPAAGGLPVGASGRVVSLISGGFDSPVAAYRMMQRGCRVLFVHFHSAPYQDKTSQEKVRELVAKLTRHQFQSRLYLVPFGEIQRQIVTAVVRPLRVVLYRRMMLRIGEAIARSEKAKAIVTGESLGQVASQTLENMAVIQQAAQLPILRPLVGMDKQEIIDQACRIGTYDISSVPDQDCCQLFVPKHPATKARFDEVAEAETHFDVSELVRQGVENSVMEDFAFPA
- a CDS encoding aminotransferase class I/II-fold pyridoxal phosphate-dependent enzyme; translation: MIDLRSDTVTKPSPAMRKAMAAAEVGDDVYLEDPTVNRLQARAAEIFEREAGLFVPSGSMGNLTCIMAQTERGQEVVCEAMGHIYNYEMASLCALAGVLPRVIPTEEGIMTWEQIAPAIREKAYTRPQTALIALENTHNMAGGTVYPARLCQRICDNAHQAGLKVHLDGARIFNAAVFHGKGVAEMARGFDSIQFCFSKGLGAPVGSMIVGSKDLIERCRIIRKMLGGGMRQAGVLAAAALVALEEGPKRLHVDHENAKLLAQGLANTPRLRLQAEKVQTNIVMFDVSESGLTSAEFLRRLAERNVLGGPVDARKVRMVTHLDVAHSDIETSLAAIAAVVR
- a CDS encoding exodeoxyribonuclease VII small subunit, whose protein sequence is MATKNSGGQSFEAALENLEQLVEQLESGDLPLEDSLAAFEKGVALVKYCNQKLGEVEKKIELLTKDKDGKLQITALTPAMATDIDED
- a CDS encoding cupin domain-containing protein, translated to MSNFKKLTDAMQFASDKMKKNGVFETDRFFCDTYCFEPGQEQRPHTHEKEDKVYYVLEGKGSFTVGGETKELGAGEIALAAAGQSHGVANKSGGRLVTLVFVTPKPHH